From a single Rhinolophus ferrumequinum isolate MPI-CBG mRhiFer1 chromosome 15, mRhiFer1_v1.p, whole genome shotgun sequence genomic region:
- the CADM4 gene encoding cell adhesion molecule 4 — MGRARRFQWPLLLLWAAAAGPGTGQEVQTENVTVAEGGVAEITCRLHQYDGSIVVIQNPARQTLFFNGTRALKDERFQLEEFSPRRVRIRLSDARLEDEGGYFCQLYTEDTHHQIATLTVLVAPENPVVEVQEQAVEGGEVELSCLVPRSRPVAVLRWYRDRKELKGVSSSQENGKVWSVASTVRFRVDRKDDGGIIICEAQNQALPSGHSKQTQYVLDVQYSPTARIHASQAVVREGDTLVLTCAVTGNPRPNQIRWNRGNESLPERAEAVGETLTLPGLVSADNGTYTCEASNKHGHARALYVLVVYDPGAVVEAQTSVPYAIVGGILALLVFLIICVLVGMVWCSVRQKGSYLTHEASGLDEQGEAREAFLNGSDGHKRKEEFFI, encoded by the exons ATGGGCCGGGCCCGGCGCTTCCAGtggccgctgctgctgctgtgggcgGCCGCGGCTGGGCCAG GGACAGGACAGGAAGTACAGACAGAAAATGTGACAGTGGCCGAGGGTGGGGTTGCCGAGATAACCTGTCGTCTGCACCAGTATGATGGCTCCATAGTTGTCATTCAGAACCCAGCCCGGCAGACCCTCTTCTTCAATGGCACCCGCG CCCTGAAGGATGAGCGTTTCCAGCTTGAGGAGTTCTCCCCACGCAGGGTGCGGATCCGGCTCTCAGATGCCCGCCTGGAAGACGAGGGGGGCTACTTCTGCCAGCTCTACACGGAGGACACCCACCATCAGATTGCCACACTGACTGTACTGG TGGCCCCAGAGAATCCCGTTGTGGAGGTCCAGGAGCAGGCGGTGGAGGGCGGCGAGGTGGAGCTCAGCTGCTTGGTTCCACGGTCCCGCCCTGTTGCGGTCCTGCGCTGGTACCGGGACCGCAAGGAGCTGAAAG GTGTGAGCAGCAGCCAAGAAAATGGCAAGGTCTGGAGTGTGGCTAGCACAGTGCGGTTTCGAGTGGACCGCAAGGACGATGGTGGTATCATCATCTGCGAGGCGCAGAACCAGGCGCTGCCCTCGGGACACAGCAAGCAGACTCAGTACGTGCTGGACGTGCAGT ACTCCCCCACAGCCCGGATCCATGCCTCCCAAGCTGTGGTGAGGGAGGGAGACACACTGGTGTTGACGTGTGCTGTAACGGGAAACCCCAG GCCAAATCAGATCCGCTGGAATCGCGGGAATGAGTCTTTGCCGGAACGGGCCGAGGCGGTCGGTGAGACGCTTACGCTGCCAGGCCTAGTATCAGCAGATAATGGCACCTACACTTGCGAGGCATCGAACAAGCACGGCCATGCCAGGGCACTCTACGTGCTAGTGGTCTATG ACCCCGGTGCGGTGGTAGAGGCTCAGACGTCGGTGCCCTATGCCATTGTGGGCGGCATCCTGGCGCTATTGGTGTTTCTGATTATATGTGTGCTGGTGGGCATGGTCTGGTGCTCAGTGCGGCAGAAGG GTTCCTATCTGACCCATGAGGCCAGTGGCTTGGATGAGCAGGGAGAAGCGAGAGAAGCCTTCCTCAATGGCAGTGATGGacacaagagaaaagaagaattcTTCATCTGA